GCTGGACTGGACCGACCAGAAGACCGCGAGCGTGGCGGCCGCCGCCCCGCCGAGCAGCAGGCCGAACTGCACGGTGCCGGCCGACGGCAGCAGCTCGTCGCGCCCGTAGCGCACCGTCTGGGCGAGGTAGAGCAGCTCGAAGGCGACGGTGACGAGCAGTGCTGCCCAGAAGAGCTTGAGGAACCAGTGGTCGTAGGTCTGGAACGCACGCTCGACGTGGAGCACGACGTAGGAGTCGCCGGCCAGCCACAGCAGGCTGCACGGGATGGGGATGGCGTACACGCGGTCCCGGCGCGCCTGGCGGAAGGCGGCGAAGAACCACGCGTAGTTGCAGAGCATGGCGGCGCCGCACACCAGCAGCACGGCGACCTGGTGGTCGTCGATGGCCTCGAGGGTCCGGATGGGGTCGTACATCGGCGCAGCTCCTGCGTCAGCGGTCGTTCACACGTACGTGAACGAATGCTAACCTCTCGGTCCCCACCAGCGGAGGAGAGGATCGGCATGGCCATCAGCGGACCCATCGCACCTGCGCGGCTGCAGGACCGCCTCGTGCGGCTCGTCGACCGCGCCGTCGAGGTCGGCGATGCGCGGACGCCACCCATCAAGGTGTTGGCCTTGCTCGGCGCGCTGCTGGTGGCCTTCATGGCCTACGTGTGGGTCAGCTGGATCGCCGGTCCGTACTTCGAACGGGTGCCGGCAGGCCCGAGCGACGCCCCGGGCTGGATGACCACGACGTTCGCCGCCTGGCAGGCAGGCGGGCTCGTCGCCGTCGTGGCCTGCTACTGGTTCTTCGTGGTCCGGCCGTGGCGGCGCGACGGGCGACCGACGACCGACGGGCTGCTCGTCATCGCCTGCTCGACCCTGTGGTTCCAGGACCCGCTCTCGAGCTACTTCGGCCACTGGTTCACCTACAACGCCGAGCTCGTGAACTTCGGCTCGTGGGTCCACGAGGTCCCGGGCTGGCTGGCGCCCGGTGAGCCTGGCGCCATGGTGCCCGAGCCGATCCTCCTCATCGGCCCCGTCTACGTCTACTTCATCATGGTCGCGACGCTGCTGGGCTGCGCGATGATGCGGGCCGCCAAGCGCCGCTGGCCGGGCATCCGCCCGTGGGGCCTGATGGCGGTCTGCTTCGTCGGCATGTGCCTCGTGGACCTCGTCGCCGAGGGCCTGGTGTGGCTGCCGCTGGGCTTCTGGGAGTACCCGGGCGGTCCGGGCCTCCTCTTCCCCAGCACCTACCACAAGTTCCCGATCAACGAGATGCTCACGATCGGGTCGCTCTTCACGGCCGTG
The DNA window shown above is from Conexibacter sp. SYSU D00693 and carries:
- a CDS encoding spirocyclase AveC family protein encodes the protein MAISGPIAPARLQDRLVRLVDRAVEVGDARTPPIKVLALLGALLVAFMAYVWVSWIAGPYFERVPAGPSDAPGWMTTTFAAWQAGGLVAVVACYWFFVVRPWRRDGRPTTDGLLVIACSTLWFQDPLSSYFGHWFTYNAELVNFGSWVHEVPGWLAPGEPGAMVPEPILLIGPVYVYFIMVATLLGCAMMRAAKRRWPGIRPWGLMAVCFVGMCLVDLVAEGLVWLPLGFWEYPGGPGLLFPSTYHKFPINEMLTIGSLFTAVCALRYFKDDRGHTLVERGLEQVRGGVGRQTVLRILAVTFAMHAIMFVTYNLPNAFVGAHSRPWPEDLQKRSYLTNGVCGDGTDRLCPGPGVPNARGNSAAYLDTQGRLVLPPGTELPRLVPFDRGAPGGTD